In a genomic window of Vicinamibacterales bacterium:
- a CDS encoding ABC transporter ATP-binding protein, translated as MSHAPPALRLLDLTQRYGTTQAVAGVSLDVGPREFVAIVGPSGCGKSTTLRAAAGLARPTEGRVEVGGHEVQGPAPDTAMVFQTPVLLPWRRVDANVLFPAEMRGQVSAAHRARALELLHLAELDGFARRYPHELSGGMQQRVAICRALLLDPTLLLMDEPFGALDVLTRERLGFALQRIWQETRKAVLLVTHSITEAVLLADRVVVMSPRPGTITAVVDVDLPRPRTPQTLGDARFVALCTQVRDHLEGA; from the coding sequence ATGAGCCACGCGCCGCCCGCTCTCCGCCTCCTCGATCTGACCCAGCGCTACGGGACGACCCAGGCCGTGGCCGGCGTTTCTTTGGACGTCGGGCCGCGCGAGTTCGTCGCCATCGTGGGCCCGAGCGGCTGCGGCAAGTCCACCACGCTCCGGGCCGCGGCCGGGCTCGCGCGACCCACCGAAGGCCGGGTGGAGGTGGGCGGACACGAGGTGCAGGGCCCGGCCCCGGACACGGCCATGGTGTTCCAGACACCGGTGCTGCTGCCCTGGCGCCGGGTGGACGCCAACGTCCTCTTCCCGGCCGAGATGCGCGGCCAGGTCAGCGCGGCCCACCGGGCCCGGGCGCTGGAACTGCTCCACCTGGCCGAGCTGGATGGCTTCGCACGCCGCTACCCCCACGAACTCTCGGGCGGCATGCAGCAACGGGTGGCCATCTGCCGCGCGCTGCTCCTCGACCCGACGCTCCTCCTCATGGACGAGCCGTTCGGGGCGCTCGACGTCCTCACGCGCGAACGTCTGGGCTTCGCGCTGCAGCGCATCTGGCAGGAGACGCGGAAGGCCGTGCTCCTCGTGACCCACAGCATCACCGAGGCGGTGCTCCTGGCCGACCGGGTCGTGGTGATGTCGCCCCGGCCCGGCACGATCACGGCGGTCGTGGACGTGGACCTGCCTCGCCCTCGCACGCCGCAGACGCTCGGCGACGCGCGGTTCGTGGCGCTCTGCACCCAGGTGCGCGACCACCTGGAGGGCGCGTGA
- a CDS encoding ABC transporter permease: MPGASSSVGSAARQVLAAAAVVALWEIGARAAGVPQYVLPAPSVVAEKLWATRGLQVEHLAVTGAATLAGLAIAVAFGVGLALVAVYVETVGAVLLPALAAFNGIPKVAIAPLFVIWFGLGDLPKVLLAALMGLFPVFVAASTGLGVIDRDYLDLARLAGGGPWRLFTKVRLPHALPPLIDALKVAFPLALVGALVGEFIGGNRGIGYLILSAQGALDTPFVFACLASITLLTSLGTAAIVALERWLLAWRPPRRG, encoded by the coding sequence ATGCCGGGAGCGTCCTCGTCCGTCGGGTCCGCCGCGCGGCAGGTGCTCGCCGCCGCCGCCGTCGTGGCGCTCTGGGAGATCGGGGCGCGCGCGGCCGGCGTGCCGCAGTACGTGCTGCCGGCGCCGAGCGTGGTGGCGGAGAAGCTGTGGGCCACGCGCGGCCTCCAGGTGGAGCATCTCGCCGTCACGGGTGCGGCCACGCTCGCGGGGCTGGCCATCGCCGTCGCCTTCGGCGTTGGGCTGGCGCTCGTGGCGGTGTACGTGGAGACCGTGGGCGCCGTGCTGTTGCCGGCCCTGGCCGCGTTCAACGGCATCCCGAAAGTGGCCATCGCGCCCCTGTTCGTCATCTGGTTCGGGCTCGGCGATCTGCCGAAGGTGCTGCTCGCGGCGCTGATGGGCCTCTTTCCGGTGTTCGTGGCCGCGTCCACGGGCCTGGGCGTGATCGACCGGGACTACCTCGACCTGGCGCGCCTGGCCGGCGGCGGCCCGTGGCGGCTCTTCACCAAGGTGCGGCTGCCGCACGCGCTGCCCCCGCTCATCGACGCCCTGAAGGTGGCCTTCCCCCTGGCGCTCGTGGGCGCGCTCGTGGGCGAGTTCATCGGCGGCAACCGGGGCATCGGGTACCTCATCCTTTCCGCGCAAGGCGCGCTCGACACCCCGTTCGTCTTCGCCTGCCTCGCCAGCATCACGCTCCTGACCAGCCTGGGCACGGCCGCCATCGTCGCGCTCGAGCGCTGGCTGCTCGCCTGGCGGCCCCCCCGCCGAGGCTGA
- a CDS encoding ABC transporter substrate-binding protein, whose translation MPSPRLLAVLAVVAGAAACGSDTSGLTHVTFLTNYVFIGRHAPFFVGVDQGFYQEAGFDVEVVPATGSALVVSSLEGGQADFGIAEAASVVQAVGRGARVQAFGVYLDRSTSGLASLSPYPSPSALSGARVAASLTDSARVVLPIVLAGAGIPPSSVNWLAADPSTYFSLLLTNQADLITASSDSDVPALKRVADPQGRQVHFASFADWGYDVYGYFLVTRADRIATAPDQVRAFAAATTRAVRYAAEHPEEAARAVARRSPALDETSALAQWRASLDALQTAEVAARGYGTATTDRLQRTIDLVKAGVGLDTVPTPARLFADGFMPR comes from the coding sequence TTGCCTAGCCCACGCCTGCTCGCCGTGCTCGCCGTCGTGGCGGGCGCCGCGGCGTGCGGGTCCGACACGTCGGGCCTCACGCACGTCACGTTCCTGACCAACTACGTCTTCATCGGCCGGCACGCGCCGTTCTTCGTGGGCGTCGATCAGGGCTTCTACCAGGAGGCCGGGTTCGACGTGGAGGTCGTCCCCGCGACCGGCAGCGCGCTCGTCGTGTCGTCGCTCGAGGGCGGCCAGGCGGACTTCGGCATCGCGGAGGCGGCCTCGGTCGTGCAGGCCGTGGGACGGGGCGCGCGGGTGCAGGCGTTCGGCGTGTACCTGGATCGGAGCACGAGCGGCCTCGCGTCCTTGTCGCCCTATCCCTCGCCGTCGGCCCTGTCCGGCGCCAGAGTGGCCGCCTCGCTGACCGATTCGGCGCGCGTCGTGCTGCCCATCGTGCTGGCGGGGGCCGGGATCCCGCCGTCGTCCGTCAACTGGCTGGCCGCCGATCCGAGCACGTATTTCTCGCTGCTCCTCACGAACCAGGCGGACCTCATCACCGCGTCGAGCGACTCGGACGTGCCGGCGCTCAAGCGCGTCGCCGACCCGCAGGGGCGCCAGGTGCACTTCGCGTCGTTCGCCGACTGGGGCTACGACGTGTACGGCTACTTCCTGGTCACGCGGGCGGACCGGATCGCGACCGCACCGGACCAGGTGCGGGCGTTCGCGGCCGCCACGACCCGCGCCGTCCGCTACGCCGCCGAGCATCCGGAGGAGGCCGCGCGTGCTGTGGCGCGGCGCAGTCCGGCGCTCGACGAGACCTCGGCGCTGGCCCAGTGGCGGGCCTCGCTCGACGCCCTGCAGACGGCCGAGGTCGCCGCACGCGGCTACGGCACGGCCACGACCGACCGCCTGCAGCGCACGATCGACCTCGTGAAGGCGGGCGTGGGCCTGGACACCGTCCCGACGCCGGCCCGCCTGTTCGCCGACGGCTTCATGCCGCGCTGA
- a CDS encoding UbiD family decarboxylase codes for MTHDLRHFLRTLESQAPDLLATVTREVAPAWEISAVQMRLQQERRLPVLKFDRVAGHSMPVVTNLYASRRHLALALGVEPRDVVARFADASAHPIAPRQVDGGPVHDVITTGADVDFGTLPVPTHCEKDAGPYLSAGVTIMRHPLTGALNAGIYRNRVLSPSTLTMNMAPMSHGADTAAAAEAAGRHVDAAIVIGHHPAFGMASQRRGSAADFELGTMGALVGEAVDLVPARTVDVPVPADAEIVIEGRIRTDLWETDGPFGDYWLYYSPPRQARVFEVTAITHRRDAIFQDVFNVGPEHLVLFSLGMEGQAFQTLAPIIPSLRAIAVPVCGSGNLVYVQITKEMEGQGVNAALAALGAYRFKCAIVVDDDIDIEDDGRVLWAVMTRTQADRSMFTVPGSYVSRVDPTGYPAWQTPGAAKLLSTRLGIDATKPLDPSFPEVAEPPRALWTGLDLKDYLA; via the coding sequence ATGACCCACGACCTCCGCCATTTCCTCCGAACGCTCGAGTCGCAGGCGCCCGACCTCCTCGCGACGGTGACCCGCGAGGTGGCGCCCGCCTGGGAGATCTCGGCGGTGCAGATGCGCCTGCAGCAGGAGCGGCGGCTGCCCGTGCTGAAGTTCGACCGCGTGGCCGGACACTCGATGCCCGTCGTCACGAACCTCTACGCCAGCCGGCGGCACCTGGCGCTGGCGCTCGGCGTCGAGCCCCGCGACGTGGTCGCCCGATTCGCGGACGCATCCGCGCATCCCATCGCTCCGCGGCAGGTGGACGGCGGACCCGTGCACGACGTGATCACGACCGGCGCGGACGTGGACTTCGGCACGCTGCCGGTGCCCACGCACTGCGAGAAGGACGCGGGGCCCTACCTCTCGGCCGGCGTCACGATCATGCGCCACCCGCTCACTGGCGCCTTGAACGCCGGCATCTACAGGAACCGAGTCCTGTCGCCCAGCACGCTCACCATGAACATGGCGCCCATGAGCCACGGCGCCGACACGGCGGCCGCCGCCGAGGCGGCGGGCCGGCACGTGGACGCCGCCATCGTGATCGGCCACCACCCGGCGTTCGGCATGGCCTCGCAGCGGCGCGGATCGGCGGCCGACTTCGAGCTGGGCACGATGGGCGCGCTCGTCGGCGAAGCCGTGGACCTCGTCCCGGCCCGCACCGTGGACGTCCCGGTGCCGGCGGACGCCGAGATCGTCATCGAGGGCCGCATCCGCACGGACCTGTGGGAGACGGACGGCCCCTTCGGCGACTACTGGCTGTACTACTCGCCGCCGCGGCAGGCGCGCGTGTTCGAGGTGACGGCCATCACCCACCGCCGGGATGCCATCTTCCAGGACGTGTTCAACGTCGGGCCGGAGCATCTCGTGCTGTTCTCCCTGGGCATGGAAGGCCAGGCCTTCCAGACGCTGGCGCCCATCATCCCGTCGCTGCGCGCGATCGCGGTGCCCGTGTGCGGCTCGGGCAATCTCGTCTACGTGCAGATCACGAAGGAGATGGAAGGCCAGGGCGTGAACGCGGCGCTGGCCGCGCTCGGCGCGTACCGCTTCAAGTGCGCCATCGTCGTGGACGACGACATCGACATCGAGGACGACGGACGCGTGCTGTGGGCGGTGATGACGCGCACGCAGGCGGACCGGTCGATGTTCACCGTGCCGGGGTCGTACGTGTCCCGCGTGGATCCCACCGGCTACCCCGCGTGGCAGACGCCCGGCGCCGCGAAACTGCTCTCGACCCGCCTCGGCATCGACGCCACCAAGCCGCTCGATCCGTCGTTCCCCGAGGTGGCCGAACCGCCGCGGGCGCTGTGGACGGGCCTGGACCTGAAGGACTACCTTGCCTAG
- a CDS encoding DUF6438 domain-containing protein, producing the protein MNTSMSCGENGSDAGVQPTAAHASIWCGRGWSRALATQVTTMRGVRPLLCATLLCLLPACRESRALPEPSRWPPVAEDVAGTPYQEIGLSRTTCFGVCPVYDITYHRDGTVHYRGSEHVDYVGERRGHLPAADFVALARFVDQASFRALDDVYGRPPSSSDVPSIAVRVLYVDGSTKSVTLHDRFGPRELWALQRVLDGLMLEVQWVTAP; encoded by the coding sequence ATGAACACTTCAATGTCGTGCGGCGAGAACGGGTCTGACGCCGGCGTGCAGCCGACGGCGGCGCATGCAAGCATCTGGTGCGGCCGCGGCTGGAGCCGGGCGTTGGCCACGCAGGTCACGACAATGCGCGGAGTCCGGCCATTGCTGTGCGCGACGCTGCTGTGTCTCCTGCCGGCGTGCCGCGAATCACGGGCCCTGCCGGAACCCAGCAGGTGGCCGCCGGTCGCCGAGGACGTTGCGGGCACGCCGTATCAAGAGATAGGCCTCTCGCGGACGACGTGCTTTGGAGTCTGCCCGGTGTACGACATCACGTATCACCGTGACGGCACGGTCCACTACCGAGGCTCGGAGCACGTGGACTACGTCGGCGAGCGCCGGGGGCACCTCCCAGCCGCCGACTTCGTGGCACTCGCCCGGTTCGTCGACCAGGCGTCTTTCCGAGCGCTCGACGACGTCTACGGGCGCCCGCCGAGTTCGTCGGACGTGCCGTCAATCGCGGTCCGCGTGCTGTACGTCGATGGATCCACCAAGTCAGTCACGCTGCACGACCGTTTCGGGCCTCGCGAGCTGTGGGCGCTCCAGCGTGTACTCGACGGGCTGATGCTCGAGGTGCAATGGGTCACTGCACCCTGA
- a CDS encoding ATP-binding protein, with amino-acid sequence MKAEATLYFMCGKMAAGKSTYAKQLARDQHALLLVQDEFMAALFPDEIQDVPSLVKYSGRLKGALSSHIGDLLSRGISVVLDFPGNTRNQRQWFRDLLERANVEHELHYIDASDDLCKRQLRQRSEALPAGSPWTTDAEFELITAYFQAPADDEHFNVVRRERV; translated from the coding sequence ATGAAAGCCGAGGCAACGCTCTACTTCATGTGCGGCAAGATGGCGGCCGGGAAGTCTACGTACGCCAAGCAGCTGGCGCGGGATCAGCACGCGCTGCTTCTCGTTCAGGACGAGTTCATGGCCGCGCTATTCCCGGACGAAATTCAGGATGTTCCGAGCCTCGTGAAGTACTCGGGCCGGTTGAAGGGCGCACTGTCCAGTCACATTGGCGATCTCCTGTCGCGCGGCATTTCTGTCGTTCTCGATTTCCCTGGTAACACGCGGAATCAGCGGCAATGGTTTCGTGACCTGTTGGAACGCGCCAACGTCGAGCACGAACTGCACTACATCGACGCCTCGGACGACCTCTGCAAACGGCAGCTCAGACAGCGCAGTGAGGCGCTCCCTGCTGGCTCGCCGTGGACAACCGACGCGGAATTCGAATTGATCACGGCCTACTTTCAGGCGCCCGCAGACGATGAACACTTCAATGTCGTGCGGCGAGAACGGGTCTGA
- a CDS encoding type II toxin-antitoxin system HicB family antitoxin translates to MTFTIELEREDDGRWLAEVPALPGVLCYGADRDEAVAKVQALALRVIAERLEHRETPSDFLNVTFNAA, encoded by the coding sequence GTGACCTTCACGATCGAGCTTGAACGGGAAGACGACGGCCGTTGGCTCGCAGAAGTGCCCGCATTGCCTGGAGTCCTCTGCTACGGTGCCGATCGCGACGAAGCCGTGGCCAAAGTTCAAGCTCTGGCCCTGCGGGTGATTGCCGAACGCCTTGAGCACCGCGAGACGCCTTCGGACTTCTTGAACGTCACCTTCAACGCGGCGTGA
- a CDS encoding type II toxin-antitoxin system HicA family toxin → MSNWPATKARRVLAALTSIGWVVKRQSGSHRTLARPDWPDVVFAFHDDEELGAKMLARVSKRTGLRPEDL, encoded by the coding sequence GTGAGCAACTGGCCCGCGACCAAGGCGCGCCGCGTGCTCGCCGCGCTGACCAGTATTGGCTGGGTTGTGAAGCGTCAGTCGGGTTCACACCGAACCCTCGCCCGACCCGATTGGCCCGATGTCGTGTTTGCTTTTCACGACGACGAAGAACTCGGCGCCAAGATGCTCGCGAGAGTCAGTAAGCGCACTGGATTACGGCCCGAAGATCTGTAG
- the folA gene encoding type 3 dihydrofolate reductase: MTPVVTLVVAAAEGGVIGKDGAIPWHLPADLAHFKRVTMGKPIVMGRKTFQSIGRALPGRLNVVVTRDRAFRAEGAVVTHSFEEALAACGDAPEVMVIGGGELYAAAMPMARRIHFTRVHAVVDGDTIFPALDDAVWQESSREERDVDERNPHAMTFVVLERRLSG; encoded by the coding sequence GTGACGCCGGTCGTCACCCTGGTGGTGGCCGCCGCCGAGGGCGGTGTCATCGGCAAGGACGGCGCCATCCCCTGGCACCTGCCCGCCGACCTCGCGCACTTCAAGCGCGTGACGATGGGCAAGCCGATCGTCATGGGGCGCAAGACGTTCCAGTCCATCGGCCGCGCGCTGCCCGGGCGCCTCAACGTCGTGGTCACTCGGGATCGGGCGTTCCGGGCGGAAGGCGCCGTCGTCACGCACTCGTTCGAGGAGGCGCTTGCCGCGTGTGGTGACGCCCCTGAAGTGATGGTGATCGGCGGCGGCGAGCTCTACGCGGCGGCGATGCCGATGGCACGTCGGATCCACTTCACGCGCGTCCACGCGGTCGTCGACGGCGACACGATCTTCCCCGCCCTCGACGATGCCGTATGGCAGGAGTCCTCGCGCGAGGAGCGGGATGTCGACGAGCGCAACCCGCATGCGATGACGTTCGTCGTGCTGGAACGCCGCCTCTCCGGCTGA
- a CDS encoding thymidylate synthase: MQAYLDLLRHVRTHGVSKTDRTGTGTLAVFGHQMRFDLAAGFPMVTTKKLHLKSIVHELLWFLKGETNTRYLREHGVTIWDEWADANGELGPVYGYQWRSWPAPDGRHIDQIAAVVQQLKTTPDSRRILVSAWNVADLDRMALLPCHALFQFFVAEGKLSCQLYQRSADLFLGVPFNIASYALLTHMLAQQCDLEVGDFVWTGGDCHIYTNHLEQVDLQLTRDPLPLPRLRLPRRPPSIFDYTFGDVEIVGYQSHPAIKAPVAV, from the coding sequence GTGCAGGCCTACCTCGACCTCCTGCGTCACGTGCGCACCCACGGCGTGTCCAAGACCGACCGCACCGGCACCGGTACGCTTGCCGTCTTCGGCCACCAGATGCGCTTCGATCTCGCGGCCGGCTTCCCGATGGTCACCACGAAGAAGCTGCACCTGAAGAGCATCGTGCACGAGCTGCTCTGGTTCCTGAAGGGCGAGACCAACACGCGCTACCTGCGCGAGCACGGCGTGACCATCTGGGACGAGTGGGCGGACGCGAACGGCGAGCTGGGGCCGGTCTACGGCTACCAGTGGCGCTCGTGGCCGGCGCCCGACGGCCGGCACATCGATCAGATCGCGGCGGTCGTGCAGCAGCTGAAGACCACGCCCGACTCGCGGCGGATCCTGGTGTCCGCCTGGAACGTGGCGGACCTGGACCGGATGGCGCTCCTGCCCTGCCACGCGCTCTTCCAGTTCTTCGTGGCCGAGGGCAAGCTGTCGTGCCAGCTCTATCAGCGCTCGGCGGACCTGTTCCTGGGCGTGCCGTTCAACATCGCCTCCTACGCGCTCCTCACGCACATGCTCGCGCAGCAGTGCGACCTGGAGGTCGGCGACTTCGTCTGGACGGGCGGCGACTGCCACATCTACACGAACCACCTGGAGCAGGTGGACCTGCAGCTCACGCGCGACCCGCTGCCCCTGCCCAGGCTGCGTCTCCCGCGCCGGCCGCCGTCGATCTTCGACTACACGTTCGGGGACGTCGAGATCGTGGGCTACCAGAGCCACCCGGCCATCAAGGCCCCGGTGGCGGTGTGA
- a CDS encoding amidohydrolase family protein, protein MRRSLVILAAVAIAGLAMQPAPRAQGPAAGPAPAHAVAPTRLLIRRAMVIAGTGMPAYGPADLLAENGRITRIGDAAAGNWPAADAVIDATGKYVLPGIVNTHMHWHEERVGPIPIQYERNLYLAAGVTTAREVGGVFDKTKQWRGESAAHSIVSPRILLYPMLGDLVGPGESGPVTPDEWRAYVRRAKERGADGIKFIGPMDKDQVQAALDEARKVGLPTTVHVAVGEATARDFVDAGVNCIEHFYGVPDAALDRPQDFPPEMNLWNEIHRFGRAGELYTQGSLNPEKLSALLDDMVARGVAWSPTLSTYEAARDLIRAQNLPWYKDYLHPSLAAYYEPSMMRHGTFWTGWTASQEVAWKKNYEVWMATVLDFARRGGLVTTGDDAGFLYGSLYGFGISRELELQQEAGFSPLEVLTHATWNGAKVLGLDDRLGRIRQGYVADLLVVNGNPLENLRVMNPYGTDLMAYDGRIVSNYSGFVQPEDPKVTSVHGGGIEWTIKDGIPYHVPTLMREVKDMVTKARAAKK, encoded by the coding sequence ATGAGACGTTCCCTGGTGATTCTGGCGGCGGTGGCGATCGCGGGACTGGCGATGCAGCCCGCGCCTCGCGCGCAGGGCCCGGCCGCGGGTCCGGCGCCCGCGCACGCCGTGGCCCCCACCCGCCTGCTGATCCGCCGCGCCATGGTCATCGCCGGCACCGGCATGCCGGCGTACGGCCCCGCGGATCTCCTGGCCGAGAACGGCCGCATCACGCGCATCGGCGACGCCGCCGCCGGCAACTGGCCGGCTGCCGACGCCGTCATCGACGCCACCGGCAAGTACGTCCTGCCCGGCATCGTCAACACCCACATGCACTGGCACGAGGAGCGTGTCGGGCCGATTCCGATCCAGTACGAGCGCAACCTCTACCTGGCCGCCGGCGTGACCACGGCGCGAGAGGTCGGCGGCGTCTTCGACAAGACGAAGCAGTGGCGGGGTGAGAGCGCCGCGCATTCGATCGTCTCGCCGCGCATCCTGCTCTACCCCATGCTCGGGGACCTCGTCGGCCCCGGCGAGTCGGGGCCCGTCACGCCCGACGAGTGGCGCGCCTACGTGCGCCGCGCCAAGGAGCGGGGCGCCGACGGCATCAAGTTCATCGGCCCGATGGACAAGGACCAGGTGCAGGCGGCCCTCGACGAGGCGCGAAAGGTCGGCCTGCCCACCACCGTGCACGTGGCCGTCGGCGAGGCCACGGCCCGCGACTTCGTGGACGCCGGCGTGAACTGCATCGAGCACTTCTACGGCGTGCCGGACGCCGCCCTCGACCGGCCGCAGGACTTCCCGCCGGAGATGAACCTCTGGAACGAGATCCACCGCTTCGGCCGCGCCGGCGAGCTCTACACCCAGGGCAGCCTGAACCCGGAAAAGCTGTCGGCCCTGCTCGACGACATGGTGGCGCGCGGCGTGGCGTGGAGCCCCACGCTCTCCACCTACGAGGCCGCGCGCGATCTCATCCGGGCCCAGAACCTGCCCTGGTACAAGGACTACCTGCACCCGTCGCTCGCCGCCTACTACGAGCCGTCGATGATGCGCCACGGCACCTTCTGGACCGGATGGACCGCGTCCCAGGAGGTGGCCTGGAAGAAGAACTACGAGGTGTGGATGGCCACGGTGCTGGACTTCGCGCGCCGCGGCGGGCTGGTCACGACGGGCGACGACGCCGGCTTCCTCTACGGATCGCTCTACGGCTTCGGCATCTCGCGCGAGCTGGAGCTGCAGCAGGAGGCGGGCTTCTCGCCGCTCGAGGTCCTGACGCACGCCACCTGGAACGGCGCGAAGGTGCTCGGACTCGACGATCGCCTGGGCCGCATCCGCCAGGGCTACGTCGCCGATCTGCTCGTCGTGAACGGCAATCCGCTGGAGAACCTGCGGGTGATGAACCCGTACGGGACGGACCTGATGGCCTACGACGGCCGGATCGTGAGCAACTACTCGGGCTTCGTGCAGCCGGAGGACCCGAAGGTCACCTCCGTGCACGGCGGCGGCATCGAGTGGACCATCAAGGACGGCATCCCGTACCACGTCCCCACGCTGATGCGCGAGGTGAAGGACATGGTCACCAAGGCGCGGGCGGCCAAGAAGTAG
- a CDS encoding ankyrin repeat domain-containing protein, protein MPRRLVFLLVAGGILGGLALLYVRGVPEQEIAAAAHRGDRDAVARLLARDPSLAMAKVYPQGYEPWRTSPRGAGSRETRWDGRYLLHDVVSLGGDPDMLALLADAGADLGVRLDGRTLLHVAAGDANTQTAAWLLDRGAAVDDVNDCAAPCVERGQTALHEAAGRGDMETTEFLLTRGAAPGARAADGRTPLHLAAAADGVDAAWVLCRSGADPAALDAMNRTPRDVAGASPLPEGQRGALDYGPGAMTDWLAPGAGCDTLAARARATGGAVDEDEGRRVFADFLCRRGRQESCAAGR, encoded by the coding sequence GTGCCTCGCCGTCTCGTGTTCCTCCTCGTCGCCGGCGGCATTCTCGGCGGCCTTGCGCTGCTCTATGTCCGAGGCGTGCCCGAGCAGGAGATCGCTGCGGCGGCCCACCGCGGGGATCGCGACGCGGTGGCCCGTCTGCTCGCCCGCGACCCGTCCTTGGCCATGGCCAAGGTGTACCCGCAGGGCTACGAGCCCTGGCGCACCAGTCCGCGCGGCGCCGGATCGCGCGAGACGCGCTGGGACGGGCGGTACCTCCTGCACGACGTCGTGAGTCTCGGCGGCGATCCGGACATGCTCGCGCTCCTGGCCGACGCGGGCGCCGACCTCGGCGTGCGGCTCGACGGGCGGACCCTGCTGCACGTGGCGGCGGGCGACGCCAACACCCAGACGGCCGCGTGGCTGCTCGACCGAGGCGCGGCCGTGGACGACGTCAACGACTGCGCCGCGCCGTGCGTGGAGCGAGGCCAGACCGCCCTGCACGAGGCGGCGGGTCGCGGCGACATGGAGACCACCGAGTTCCTGCTCACACGCGGGGCGGCGCCCGGCGCACGCGCCGCCGATGGACGCACGCCCCTGCACCTGGCCGCGGCGGCCGACGGCGTGGACGCCGCCTGGGTCCTGTGCCGGTCCGGGGCCGATCCCGCCGCGCTCGACGCGATGAATCGGACGCCCCGTGACGTGGCTGGCGCGTCGCCGCTGCCCGAGGGGCAGCGAGGAGCCCTCGACTACGGTCCCGGCGCCATGACCGATTGGCTCGCCCCGGGTGCCGGCTGCGACACGCTTGCCGCCCGCGCGCGTGCCACCGGCGGAGCGGTGGACGAAGACGAGGGACGTCGGGTGTTCGCGGACTTCCTGTGCCGCCGCGGACGTCAGGAGTCCTGCGCCGCGGGACGCTAA